A region from the Aegilops tauschii subsp. strangulata cultivar AL8/78 chromosome 5, Aet v6.0, whole genome shotgun sequence genome encodes:
- the LOC120965439 gene encoding uncharacterized protein encodes MLVAGKAKASGGKRGGAKDPDEAPRSDKRRRDMDDSDPELELDSDFKQIVTMLRHIKDKAHKDGQKKTAISSVATEIQSMVQNTKAKFEKERQTVLKALMKASKECEGSLKTEYTKFQATHDKFCIDKAPHTQNFKDLFSKFEVEKEKLIVQYEQQNSLLLLNY; translated from the exons ATGTTGGTGGCGGGGAAGGCGAAGGCGAGCGGCGGCAAGCGGGGCGGGGCCAAGGACCCCGACGAGGCACCCCGGTCCGATAAGAGGCGGCGCGACATGGACGACTCCgaccccgagctcgagctcgacag TGACTTCAAGCAGATCGTGACGATGCTGCGCCACATCAAGGACAAGGCTCACAAGGACGGCCAGAAGAAGACGGCCATCTCCAG CGTTGCAACAGAGATTCAATCTATGGTACAGAACACCAAGGCAAAGTTTGAGAAGGAAAG GCAGACTGTTCTTAAAGCTCTAATGAAGGCTTCCAAAGAG TGTGAAGGTTCATTGAAGACCGAGTACACCAAGTTTCAAGCCACTCATGACAAGTTCTGCATAGACAAAGCTCCACACACACAGAATTTCAAAG ATCTTTTCTCAAAGTTTGAGGTTGAAAAGGAGAAACTGATAGTTCAATATGAACAGCAAA ATTCGTTGCTCTTACTCAACTACTAA